A genomic region of Micromonospora sp. NBC_01796 contains the following coding sequences:
- a CDS encoding ABC transporter ATP-binding protein yields the protein MLDAHLVVDRGTFRLDLDLRVKPGEVVALLGPNGAGKTTALRTLAGLAPLTAGHVTLAGRDLDRPDHRVWLPTERRPIGVVFQDYLLFPHLSALDNVAFGPRRHGVDRRRAREQAAGWLDRMGLTEHARRKPRQLSGGQAQRVALARALAVDPALLLLDEPLAALDARTRLDTRAELQRHLSAHAGATLLVTHDPLDALVLADRLVIIEDGRMVQDGDAATITARPRTDYVARLVGLNLYRGHADGHTVLVGDAFPLAIGDRHDGDVFVAFPPSAVALHPNRPDGSPRNTWPATIAGIQRHGDNLRIQLDGPIGVAADITPLAAAQLHLVPGQAVWAAVKATETRVYPASAP from the coding sequence ATGCTCGACGCCCATCTTGTCGTCGACCGGGGCACCTTCCGGCTCGACCTGGACCTGCGGGTGAAGCCCGGCGAGGTGGTCGCCCTGCTCGGCCCGAACGGCGCCGGCAAGACCACCGCCCTGCGTACGCTGGCCGGCCTGGCACCGCTCACCGCAGGGCACGTCACGCTCGCCGGCCGGGACCTCGACCGGCCCGACCACCGGGTCTGGCTGCCCACCGAACGCCGCCCGATCGGGGTGGTCTTCCAGGACTACCTGCTCTTCCCACACCTGAGCGCGTTGGACAACGTCGCGTTCGGACCCCGCCGGCACGGGGTCGACCGCCGCCGGGCGCGGGAGCAGGCCGCCGGCTGGCTCGACCGGATGGGCCTGACCGAACACGCCCGACGCAAACCGCGGCAGCTCTCCGGTGGACAGGCCCAACGGGTCGCGCTCGCCCGCGCCCTCGCGGTCGACCCCGCGCTGCTGCTGCTCGACGAACCGCTCGCCGCGCTGGACGCCCGTACCCGGCTGGACACCCGCGCCGAACTGCAACGGCACCTCTCCGCGCACGCCGGGGCCACGCTGCTGGTCACCCACGACCCGCTCGACGCCCTGGTGCTCGCCGACCGGCTGGTCATCATCGAGGACGGCCGGATGGTGCAGGACGGCGACGCCGCCACCATCACCGCCCGGCCACGTACGGACTACGTCGCCCGCCTCGTCGGGCTCAACCTCTACCGGGGCCACGCCGACGGGCACACGGTGCTGGTCGGCGACGCCTTCCCGCTCGCGATCGGGGACCGGCACGACGGGGACGTTTTTGTCGCCTTCCCGCCGTCGGCCGTGGCCCTGCACCCGAACCGCCCCGACGGCAGCCCGCGCAACACCTGGCCGGCCACCATCGCCGGCATCCAGCGCCACGGCGACAACCTGCGCATCCAACTCGACGGCCCGATCGGGGTGGCCGCGGACATCACCCCGCTCGCCGCCGCCCAGCTCCATCTCGTACCCGGTCAAGCCGTCTGGGCCGCGGTCAAGGCCACCGAAACCCGGGTCTACCCCGCGAGCGCCCCGTGA